ACCCGGGTCGAGGTGGGTCTGCCGTGATCAGGCTGCTGCTCGCCGACGACCAGGCCCTCGTGCGCGGCGCCCTGGCCGCGCTGCTCGACCTCGAGACCGACCTGGAGGTCGTGGCGCAGGTCGGACGCGGCGACGAGGTCGTCGAGGCCGCGCGGACCTCCGCGGCCGACGTCTGCCTGCTCGACATCGAGATGCCGGGCCTCAACGGCATCGACGCCGCGGCCGCCGTACGCCGTGACCTGCCCGGCGTGCGGTCCCTCATCGTCACCACCTTCGGGCGGCCGGGCTACGTCCGCCGCGCCATCGAGGCCGGGGCCTCCGGCTTCGTCGTCAAGGACACGCCCGCCCGGCAGCTCGCCGACGCCGTGCGCCGGGTGCACTCCGGGCTCCGGGTCGTCGACCCGGACCTCGCGG
This genomic stretch from Nocardioides renjunii harbors:
- a CDS encoding response regulator transcription factor — its product is MIRLLLADDQALVRGALAALLDLETDLEVVAQVGRGDEVVEAARTSAADVCLLDIEMPGLNGIDAAAAVRRDLPGVRSLIVTTFGRPGYVRRAIEAGASGFVVKDTPARQLADAVRRVHSGLRVVDPDLAAESLIDGPSPLTGRERELLTYALDGSPVAAIAARVHLSEGTVRNHLSAAIGKTGATTRSEAARIAQDRGWL